The sequence GGGGACATTCTAGCAAGTTGGGAAGCTAAACTAAAGGTTAGGGAGGCTGCGAAAGCTTGCATAGAAGGCTCTAACTGTGCTTTGGTTTCGCATAGTCCTGGGCATGACAAGTCCATTAAGCAATCGTTGGTCTCGTCAAGTTCGGAGCTGCCAAAAGATTCtaaagagttggaagaaaaaataCATTCCGTGTTTCAAATTTGGAcgcgcaaaagaaggacaaaatTCAAGAGGAGCGTGATAGAATTTTGAAGGAGCAAAGAGAATTTTCTTTGCAAGCCAAAGCTCTTTTGGATGATTTGGAGGCTTCTCCGGATATGGTTAATAATAGAATGGCTTTTAAAGCTAAAAATAGTAAGTCTCCTGGGTTTAATAAGCCTAAGAATGTAAATGTTAATAATCAACAAGCTCTAACTCTAATTAAGCTAGTTCCGGGTAATTCTACTTCTACTTCTgacgaggaggaggaagaagaacttTTGGATGGTATTAAAGTCTCGGATATTGAAGTTACATGCGTTATGGATGTTATTTTTTCCAAGACCAAAAAGAAAGGAAGAATGAGAGGGAGTGCTATTTTGGGCAAATAGagtcttcttttctttgtttttttgttttatcatttATTTTTTCGGTTATTAGCCTTTTGggtcattttattttattatttttaaaatccCTTTAGGTTGAACCTGGGACGTTTGATAAGGGGTAGGAGAGGGGTGCATTTTGGGCCACCATTTATCGCCTTCACTTTTCTACATTTTAAGAGGAATGAGAGTTGTAGATCGACTTAAAACGCTCATCCaaaaccgttggattgtgaaaaacccatttgtttttgtaaatcATCTCAAATCCGCACCGGTTAATCGGGCATTCGCATTTGTGGAAATACCAGGAATAAGGGTAACTGTTAGTTCACTGTGTGACCCTATTTCATCCAACTGATGGCCCCAAAGTAAATCGTTGTAGCCCCCAAATAATCTCTTTTGAGGGAGGTCGATCCAATATATTCTGCTTCCGATGGATGTGAATCAAAACGAAAAACCCTGATGAAAACATAGAGAAACCCTGAACCTATAGAAATGGAGAGCTGATTCGCGTCCTCTCCCCCTTCTGGTGTATCCAAAACCTCAAATTTGATGTGGTAGACGATGTGGGCAGTATCTAAAACCCTAAGAAATGTTTGTCCAAGATTACTGGCAAATATTGTGGTTGAATCATCATCTAGGTTAAATACCACCACAGATCATTTCTTATCTCCAACAAAGTTTTCTTCTTGTTTTAATGGAGATCGAACGATGTCAACATCATCAAGAGGGCGTGGGATGAGGAGTAAAGTTGAAAGTTTGATGAGGAGAGATGTAGGAAAAACACAGAGGGAGATTCGTCGTGCGCGGAATTTACGAAAGAAATTAATGACTGAAGAGGAAAGACTCATTTGGAACCTTCGTAGAGTATGTTTTCTGTTCATTTCTTGTTTTTGCCCATTATATTATGAATCTTATTTTTGTGTGTACACCAGAAATTTGGGGTTATACTAGTACAATTTTATTGTGGGAGTTTGAACTATTTCAGTGATTGTGTGGAATAGCAAATTTTAGAGTGATGAGCTAAGAGCCTTACAATCAATAATTCGGAAAGTTGTATGCAATGTTCACATCATTGATAATTGATAATGCCACCGGAGAAATGCTTGTGAATATCGCAGTCAATTTATAATGCCTATATGTAGCATGGATACCTCGTCCTTGTTAGTTCCGTTTATTGTTTGAGTGGTGTTACCTGTAACTGCAGTTTTAAGCTGGAGACTTGACACAAAATCTAAATGCTTCTTGTTTTTCATGCTGTTGTTCCTGGATTGGGTTGTCATACACTGCTTCATATCATTTGACACCCTATAACACATTGTTATGCTTTGATGATGAAATTTAGCTTGGATTTCATGTATTATTTGCTGTTTGTGAATGAAGGCTAAAAAGAAAGTGGCACTGCTCCAACAAAGACTCAAGAAGTATGAGTTACCAGAGCTACCACCTCCCAGACATGACCCAGAACTGTTGACACCAGAGCAGCTTCAGGCATATAAGAAAATTGGTTTTAGAAATAGAAATTATGTACCAGTTGGTGTACGTGGAGTATTTGGAGGTGTTGTTCAAAATATGCATCTCCACTGGAAATTTCACGAGACCGTGCAAGTTTGTTGTGATAACTTCCCAAAGGAAAGAATCAAAGAGATGGCAACTATGCTTGCAAGATTGAGTGGTGGTATTGTTATTAATGTACACGATGTCAAAACAATTATCATGTTCCGTGGAAGAAATTATCGGCAGCCAAAAATGTTGATACCTGTCAACACTCTTACCAAAAGAAAGGTAGTTATTCTTATACTCGCTTTGTTTTACTCCTCTTGCCAACAATGGTCAGAGACTCGAAAAAGTAAAAGTTTGCTTAAGAAAATGACAAACATActcttttccattttcttgaaaATGTTCAGGCATTGTTTAAGGCAAGATTTGAGCAAGCGCTTGAGTCTCAAAAGCTAAACATAAAGAAGATTGAACAGCAATTACGGCGTAAAGGTGTAAATCATGAGGACCCAGTTGCCATGGCCAGCATTCAGAGGGTAGCTTCAACATTCTTTAGTGCAATTGACGAGAAGCAAGGAACCCCTTATGTCTTCCATGGGGACAAACAACCGGTAGCCAAGCATGATAACAGGGAAGATGATCACCCATTTGCTGAGAAACAGGAACAAAAGCAGCTCGACAAATTTATAGCAGATATTGAGGAGGCTGCAGAACAAGAATGGGAAGCCGAGGAGGCTGCAGAAAAAGAACATACTTTTAGGATGAAATATTTGAATAGAGAAAAGTCAGAGGGGAGGATCAGAAGAATGAGTGGGGGAGATTCAGAAGATGAGAGTGAAGGATGTGGAAGAAGGGATTGGGACGACAGTGATCTTAGTAGTAGTAGTAGGCCTAGGACTCGTGGTACACGTAAATGGGATAGTGACGAAGATGATAACAATGTTGGGTCGTCGGGAGATGatgaatgggatcataatgatcTCCACAGTGGTGAAGATAGTTCTACCGAGGCCGTTGAAGAGTTCAAGGGATCAAGGACtttaaacaggaaacaaaacgtGAATTACACAACTGACAGCAGGGAAGCCTATAAAAGATCTGATGGGTTAAAACCAAGAGGAAAAGTATCTGAATCAGAGGGTAATTTAGGTGATTCGGAGGAGGAATCTTGGGATTCAGGAAGAGCGAAACAAGATATGAGTTACAGAGCTGAGAACAAGGAAGCTCACAAGAAACTTAGTGGGATAAGACCAAGAGGAGGGGTATCAAAAGAAGGCTCTGAATCAGAGGATATCTTAGGCGATATGGAAGATGCACCATGGGAGTTAGATAGCGATGAAGAAGACAATTCAACTGTGGCTGAGCAAGCTGGTTATGAATACTTGTACAGTGGTGGCGATGAGGATTATGACTCTACGAAATATCAATTAGGTCAAACAAATGTTAAACCAAAAACCAAGGCACCTAATCAAGTTGATGAGACTTGGGACAGTGATTAACTTCTGGGTAATTAATTGCCTTGATGGCGAGACAGTTTTTGATGAGTGTCATCCTGAGAGTAGAGGAGTCACACCTACTTATCGAAGTCATACGGAGTCTTCAGAAACATTTTTTTATTAGGAAAACAAGGTTGATTTAGAGTATTCAACATTCTCTTCTATGAAGATCGATCAAGATAAAGGTTTGTGTTGTTATCTTCATGAGTAGTCAGTCTAAGATCAATGTTGTTCGAGTATGTAAAATGTATTAATAAGCATGTTGTGGAATACTTGTTTAAGCTCTTCTTGAGAAACACCTGAAATCGGACAGTGATGTTAATCACCCTAATTATACCAAACGAAGATTCAAGAAGTTTCAGTCTTCAGCAAAGGAGTTTCGGTTTAAAGACCATTAGGTCTCAA comes from Papaver somniferum cultivar HN1 chromosome 7, ASM357369v1, whole genome shotgun sequence and encodes:
- the LOC113298237 gene encoding CRM-domain containing factor CFM3, chloroplastic/mitochondrial-like, producing the protein MWAVSKTLRNVCPRLLANIVVESSSRLNTTTDHFLSPTKFSSCFNGDRTMSTSSRGRGMRSKVESLMRRDVGKTQREIRRARNLRKKLMTEEERLIWNLRRAKKKVALLQQRLKKYELPELPPPRHDPELLTPEQLQAYKKIGFRNRNYVPVGVRGVFGGVVQNMHLHWKFHETVQVCCDNFPKERIKEMATMLARLSGGIVINVHDVKTIIMFRGRNYRQPKMLIPVNTLTKRKALFKARFEQALESQKLNIKKIEQQLRRKGVNHEDPVAMASIQRVASTFFSAIDEKQGTPYVFHGDKQPVAKHDNREDDHPFAEKQEQKQLDKFIADIEEAAEQEWEAEEAAEKEHTFRMKYLNREKSEGRIRRMSGGDSEDESEGCGRRDWDDSDLSSSSRPRTRGTRKWDSDEDDNNVGSSGDDEWDHNDLHSGEDSSTEAVEEFKGSRTLNRKQNVNYTTDSREAYKRSDGLKPRGKVSESEGNLGDSEEESWDSGRAKQDMSYRAENKEAHKKLSGIRPRGGVSKEGSESEDILGDMEDAPWELDSDEEDNSTVAEQAGYEYLYSGGDEDYDSTKYQLGQTNVKPKTKAPNQVDETWDSD